GATGATGTGGTGAAAGCCTATGGCGGCATTCGGGGCATCCCGACCGCTTTCCTCATCTCAAGAGATGGTTTCATTATCAAGAAGTATGTGGGGTATCAGAAGAAGTCTGTCTTTGAGGAGGTCATAAAGCGCCTCCTCTCCGAGAAAGGGGAGAAGATATGAGACAGCCTTTTGTCGCGGCAGCAGTCGCTATGGCATTGGCTCTCCTTTTCTTTTCCTATTCGGAAGCAAAGGAGAAAGTCTCCTGGGTTCCGGACTACGATACAGCTTTGGCAATGGGGAAAAGCGAAGGCAAAAATATCCTGCTTCTCTTCTACACAGATTGGTGAGTGTGGTGCAAGAGGCTGGAGAAGGAGACATTCTCCAGCCGGGAAGTCGTCGACTTCTCAAAGAACTTCATCGTAACAAAGGTAAATGCCGACAAAGACACCACCCTTGCAAGAGGATTCAGAGTAGCAGGCTATCCGACAACCATCGTGCTTCGCCCTTCGGGCGATGAGGCCGACAGAGTTGTCGGGTACGCCAAGCCTCACGAGTTTGTTTCCAAGGTCAATGACTATCTTGCCGGAAAAGGCACTCTCTCTGCAATGCTTGCGGAGGAACCTTCCAGGGCCTCAGATTACAAGTTCCTGGATGAGGTCGGTGAGAAGCTTAGAGACCATGGAATGTTCGCTGAGGCGAACCAAAGATTCGAGATAATCGTGAACGGCGACAAAACAAATCAGAGCGGCATTGCTGATGACGCCCTTTTTGCAATGGGGAGGATTGCCCTCAAACAGAAGAGGTTCGCTGATGCTGTCTCCAACTTCTCCATGCTGGGAGAAATGTTTCCGGAGAGCGAGATCAGTGGGGATGCCTCATTCTTTGTCGGATACACCTACGGGAAATCAGGCGACAAGGATAAGGCGGTCGAGAAGTACAGGGAGTTTCTTGCCAGATTCCCGAAACATGAAGAGCGAGACTGGGTTAAGAAAGAAATAAAAAAGATCGAGAAGGAGAAGGCGAAAAAGTGAAAGACCCTATGAGGCTTGGCATTGTCGGCCTCAGGGGCAGCGGGAAGACAACTCTTTTCAAGATACTTTCCTCTGGAAAAGAAGGAAAGTCTCTCGGTCCTTCGTGGCATCTTGCGACAATTGAGGTACCCGACGACAGGCTCGATACTCTCGGCAAGCTCCATGAAGGCAAAAAGCTTGTAAGGATACACCTGGATTTCGTTGACGGCCTCGCTCTTGGCGAGAGTAAACCGCTTTCGCCCGGAAGTGAGGCCTCATTTTTCGACTCGCTCGATGGACTTATTGTTGTCATTCGCTCGTTCCGTGACGAGCTTCTGGACGGGGAGCAGAGATCTCCCGACCCCAAGCGTGACCTTGATTCGATTCTTACATACTTTCTTCTCTACGACCTTGAGCTGCTTGAAAGGAGACTCGCACAGATAGAGAAACAGCGGAAGGTAGGCAAAACGGAAAATCCCAGAGAGGAGGAAGTGGTCAGGAACTGTCTGAAGGAACTTGAAGCAGGTCACCGTCTCAGAGACCTCCATTTCTCCGGCGATACGGAGAAGATGCTGCGGAGCTTCCGGCTTCTTTCGATGTTCCCCATGCTCACAGTCCTCAATATGGGCGATGAAGAAGTTCCTCCTCTTGAGCCGGGCGGAAATCTCAACTGCGCCAGAATCTACGGAAAAACCGAACTTGAGATTCTCGCACTCCCCGAAAACGAAAGAGGGGACTTCATAATCGAGCTCGGCGTTGGAGAACTCCACAGGGAAAAGGTTCTCAAGGCGTGCCTTGCTGCGTTGAATCAAATTACATTCTTCACAATCGGAAAGAACGAGGTAAGGGCGTGGAGCTTGAGAAAAGACGGAACGGCGCTTGATGCCGCGGATGCCGTTCACACCGACATGGT
The nucleotide sequence above comes from Candidatus Eisenbacteria bacterium. Encoded proteins:
- the bamD gene encoding outer membrane protein assembly factor BamD, with translation MWCKRLEKETFSSREVVDFSKNFIVTKVNADKDTTLARGFRVAGYPTTIVLRPSGDEADRVVGYAKPHEFVSKVNDYLAGKGTLSAMLAEEPSRASDYKFLDEVGEKLRDHGMFAEANQRFEIIVNGDKTNQSGIADDALFAMGRIALKQKRFADAVSNFSMLGEMFPESEISGDASFFVGYTYGKSGDKDKAVEKYREFLARFPKHEERDWVKKEIKKIEKEKAKK
- a CDS encoding DUF933 domain-containing protein, giving the protein MKDPMRLGIVGLRGSGKTTLFKILSSGKEGKSLGPSWHLATIEVPDDRLDTLGKLHEGKKLVRIHLDFVDGLALGESKPLSPGSEASFFDSLDGLIVVIRSFRDELLDGEQRSPDPKRDLDSILTYFLLYDLELLERRLAQIEKQRKVGKTENPREEEVVRNCLKELEAGHRLRDLHFSGDTEKMLRSFRLLSMFPMLTVLNMGDEEVPPLEPGGNLNCARIYGKTELEILALPENERGDFIIELGVGELHREKVLKACLAALNQITFFTIGKNEVRAWSLRKDGTALDAADAVHTDMVRGFIKAEVISFDELVKWKTLPAAREKGILRLEGRDYPVKDGDVIYIKFST